The Campylobacter concisus genome includes a region encoding these proteins:
- a CDS encoding tyrosine-type recombinase/integrase, whose product MQDYQGSFCTQQALIFGVHTFLRSANVRELKWQYVDFENDLITFPAEAMKLREIFYMPISKQVKKLLKTMLEHKRGDFVFPSGISATRPLSDSTLNQAIKRLGFGDEMVFHGLRTTASTLLNENIKNHGFSSDVIELCLDHKERSSVKAIYDRSQRLDERAELMQWWSDYLDELWS is encoded by the coding sequence ATGCAGGACTATCAAGGCTCGTTTTGCACGCAGCAAGCGTTAATATTTGGCGTGCATACCTTTTTACGCAGTGCAAACGTGAGAGAACTAAAATGGCAATACGTGGATTTTGAGAATGATTTAATTACATTTCCAGCCGAAGCAATGAAGCTAAGAGAAATTTTTTATATGCCTATTAGTAAGCAAGTAAAGAAGCTTTTAAAAACAATGCTAGAGCATAAAAGGGGCGATTTTGTCTTTCCTAGTGGCATAAGTGCTACAAGACCGCTAAGCGATAGCACCCTCAACCAAGCGATTAAGCGGTTAGGCTTTGGCGATGAAATGGTTTTTCACGGCTTACGCACGACAGCAAGCACGCTACTAAATGAAAACATCAAAAATCACGGCTTTAGTAGTGACGTGATAGAGCTTTGCCTAGACCACAAAGAGCGAAGCAGTGTAAAAGCTATTTATGACAGAAGCCAAAGGCTGGACGAGAGGGCGGAGTTAATGCAGTGGTGGAGTGATTATTTAGATGAGTTGTGGTCTTAA
- a CDS encoding helix-turn-helix transcriptional regulator, with translation MQNKALLNSRETAEFLGIGVSTLYRYKKSSDFPKPIIYTNQTIRFKRDDLEAFMYKKQGGATPEQGGER, from the coding sequence ATGCAAAACAAAGCCCTACTAAATTCAAGAGAAACAGCGGAGTTTTTAGGCATAGGAGTATCGACGCTTTACAGATACAAGAAATCAAGCGACTTCCCAAAACCTATCATCTACACAAATCAAACCATACGCTTTAAACGTGATGACCTTGAAGCTTTCATGTATAAAAAGCAAGGCGGAGCGACACCAGAGCAAGGGGGCGAAAGATGA
- a CDS encoding phage antirepressor KilAC domain-containing protein, whose translation MKAIVAFNDLNLEISEYQDTWSLSNKQVADGFGVSEEAIRQQKARNEFKESVHFYTVTNCNGGADKTFWTKKGVITLGFKLRETPQTILFRDWASDFILNSSNRPLDIQNVLADPRVFAQLALRYADEQDKNKQLEHKIEADAPYVDFARAVEVSKGDIKIGEYAKILCDKNEGVIIGQNQLFALMHELGILMFNNEPLQKYLNMGYFRRKPRPFTKPNGEQCLDLITLITPRGQVKLAKKLIEAIKAKNTPRIKS comes from the coding sequence ATGAAAGCAATAGTAGCATTTAATGATCTAAATTTAGAGATTTCGGAGTATCAAGACACGTGGAGCTTATCTAATAAGCAAGTCGCAGATGGATTTGGCGTAAGTGAGGAAGCTATCAGGCAGCAAAAGGCTAGAAACGAGTTTAAAGAGAGCGTGCATTTTTACACCGTGACAAATTGTAACGGTGGCGCGGATAAGACATTCTGGACGAAAAAGGGCGTTATTACTTTGGGCTTTAAATTGCGTGAAACTCCACAGACGATTTTATTCAGGGACTGGGCGAGCGATTTTATCCTAAACAGCAGTAACCGCCCTTTGGATATTCAAAACGTCTTAGCAGACCCGCGCGTATTCGCACAGCTGGCATTAAGATACGCAGACGAACAAGACAAAAACAAACAGCTAGAGCATAAGATCGAAGCTGACGCGCCTTATGTAGATTTCGCGCGCGCCGTCGAGGTTAGCAAAGGCGATATTAAAATAGGCGAATATGCGAAAATCCTTTGTGATAAGAATGAAGGCGTAATTATAGGACAAAACCAGTTATTCGCTCTAATGCACGAACTAGGGATTTTGATGTTTAATAATGAACCTTTGCAAAAGTATCTAAATATGGGCTATTTTAGACGCAAACCGCGACCATTTACAAAGCCAAACGGCGAGCAATGCTTAGACCTTATCACTCTAATAACGCCAAGGGGTCAAGTAAAATTAGCTAAAAAGCTAATCGAGGCTATAAAAGCTAAAAATACGCCTCGAATAAAGAGCTAA
- a CDS encoding TIGR01777 family oxidoreductase produces the protein MKIAINGTSGFVGSNLCEFLASKGHEILKIKREIYADISALTEILQEYDALINLAGANISQRWSQSYKNELFNSRIASTKNLVLALSKTSKKPKIFISTSAVGIYESGLIHDESSQNFNKGFLGKLAVAWENEALKASKLGVKTAIFRLGVVLGRGVDGKTGGALAKMLPIFKLGLGGVLAGGKQSFSWVHLDDLLKAYELVLNREISGIFNLVSPEFATNESFTKALANTLKRPAIFNVPSFVLQLKFGEGSAILLKGADVRPVNLLKQGFEFKFGDLNAALSEILS, from the coding sequence TTGAAAATAGCGATAAATGGCACGAGTGGTTTTGTTGGCTCAAATTTGTGTGAGTTTTTAGCTTCAAAAGGGCATGAAATTTTAAAAATAAAGCGTGAGATTTATGCGGATATTTCAGCTTTGACTGAGATTTTGCAAGAGTATGATGCTCTAATAAATTTAGCTGGTGCAAACATCTCGCAAAGATGGAGTCAAAGCTATAAAAATGAGCTTTTTAATAGCCGAATTGCAAGTACGAAAAACCTTGTTTTGGCACTTTCAAAGACTTCAAAAAAGCCCAAAATTTTCATCTCAACTTCGGCGGTTGGCATTTATGAGAGCGGTTTAATACACGATGAAAGTTCGCAGAATTTTAATAAAGGATTTTTGGGAAAATTGGCGGTGGCTTGGGAAAATGAAGCGTTAAAGGCCAGTAAGCTTGGCGTGAAAACGGCGATTTTTAGGCTTGGCGTAGTGCTTGGCAGAGGGGTTGATGGCAAAACGGGCGGTGCTTTGGCCAAGATGTTGCCGATTTTTAAGCTAGGTCTTGGCGGCGTTTTGGCAGGCGGAAAGCAGAGCTTTTCGTGGGTGCATCTGGACGATTTGCTAAAAGCTTATGAGCTTGTGCTAAATCGTGAAATTTCAGGCATTTTTAACCTTGTTTCGCCAGAATTTGCTACCAATGAAAGCTTCACAAAGGCCCTTGCAAACACACTTAAACGCCCAGCCATTTTTAATGTCCCAAGCTTTGTTTTGCAGCTAAAATTTGGCGAAGGCTCGGCGATATTGCTTAAAGGTGCAGATGTGCGACCTGTAAATTTACTAAAACAGGGCTTTGAGTTTAAATTTGGTGATTTAAACGCTGCTTTGAGTGAAATTTTAAGCTGA
- a CDS encoding acyl carrier protein: MDKKEFNDLLKRANLSKKGFADLLGVLPSSVNNWGSSQNIPYWVEPFLASHIKAKKYDDIKAIFDEVENKED; encoded by the coding sequence ATGGATAAAAAAGAGTTTAACGATTTATTGAAACGTGCAAATTTATCAAAAAAGGGCTTTGCTGATTTGCTTGGAGTTTTGCCCTCGTCTGTAAATAATTGGGGTAGCTCTCAAAATATCCCTTATTGGGTAGAGCCTTTTTTGGCTAGCCATATTAAAGCTAAAAAATACGATGATATAAAAGCGATATTTGATGAGGTAGAAAACAAAGAGGATTAA
- the terL gene encoding phage terminase large subunit has translation MMNSKHLTQYSQKQIKDELARRSLIRFVTEINPSYQVGWFNKEIADKLERFYLNVMDGKQPRLMIFAPPRSGKSELFSRAFPAWAFGKNPNLQIIASSYSSDLSTRMNRDVQRIIMSEPYAEIFPETKLNSKRVVTATQNALRNSEIFEIVGHTGAYRSAGVGGGITGMGADISIIDDPIKDAAEANSATFRDRVWDWYVTTLYTRLSPKSGILLGMTRWHEDDLAGRLIQEAQKDGDKWEILSFPAIAEHDEEHRKEGEALHPERYDLNRLLKIKSALGSYAWNALYQQHPSTKGGDIIQGAWFGRYDVAPRIKRVGVFMDTAQKTGEQNDYSVLLLAGLGYDNAIYLLDLKRGKWDAVELENATKDFFAKHKTTYSGLMFYIEDKSSGTGLIQKIKRENNIPVRAVIPQKDKYTRVLDVVGYIESGYVNLPTNGAWVSDFVDECEKFTADNSHLHDDQVDTLTMAISEFKNKPSGIWGHISD, from the coding sequence ATGATGAACTCGAAACACTTGACGCAATACTCTCAAAAGCAAATTAAAGACGAGCTGGCAAGACGTAGCCTAATTCGCTTTGTAACCGAAATCAACCCAAGCTATCAGGTCGGCTGGTTTAACAAAGAAATAGCAGATAAGCTGGAGCGATTTTATCTTAACGTAATGGATGGTAAGCAGCCACGCTTAATGATATTTGCACCGCCTAGAAGCGGTAAAAGTGAGTTATTTAGCAGGGCTTTTCCAGCGTGGGCTTTTGGCAAAAATCCAAATTTGCAAATAATAGCCAGCTCATATTCAAGCGATTTAAGCACAAGAATGAATAGGGACGTCCAGCGTATAATAATGAGCGAGCCTTACGCTGAAATTTTCCCCGAAACAAAGCTAAACTCCAAACGTGTCGTAACCGCAACCCAAAACGCCCTTAGAAATAGTGAAATATTTGAGATTGTAGGACACACGGGCGCGTATAGGAGCGCGGGCGTAGGCGGAGGTATTACGGGTATGGGAGCGGATATTTCAATTATTGATGACCCTATCAAGGACGCAGCAGAAGCAAATAGTGCAACTTTTAGGGATAGAGTGTGGGACTGGTATGTTACAACCCTTTACACAAGACTAAGCCCTAAGAGTGGCATATTATTAGGCATGACAAGGTGGCATGAGGACGATTTAGCAGGGCGATTAATCCAAGAAGCTCAAAAAGACGGCGACAAGTGGGAGATATTATCCTTTCCAGCAATAGCCGAACACGACGAGGAGCACAGAAAAGAGGGCGAAGCATTACACCCAGAAAGATACGATTTAAACAGACTATTAAAAATAAAAAGTGCGTTAGGCTCTTATGCGTGGAATGCTCTTTATCAACAGCACCCAAGCACTAAGGGCGGAGATATTATACAAGGGGCGTGGTTTGGTCGTTATGATGTAGCACCAAGAATTAAGCGTGTAGGTGTTTTTATGGATACGGCTCAAAAGACTGGCGAGCAAAACGATTACAGCGTTTTATTATTAGCTGGCTTAGGATATGACAACGCCATTTATTTACTAGACCTAAAGCGTGGCAAATGGGACGCAGTAGAGCTTGAAAATGCCACTAAAGATTTTTTTGCCAAGCATAAGACTACATACAGCGGACTAATGTTTTACATAGAGGACAAATCAAGCGGAACGGGGCTAATCCAAAAAATAAAACGTGAAAATAATATCCCAGTAAGAGCCGTAATACCACAAAAGGATAAATACACTAGAGTTTTAGACGTTGTAGGCTACATTGAGAGCGGATATGTAAATTTGCCTACTAACGGAGCGTGGGTTAGTGATTTTGTGGATGAGTGCGAGAAATTTACCGCCGATAACAGCCACTTACACGACGACCAAGTCGATACGCTCACAATGGCAATTAGTGAGTTTAAAAATAAGCCTAGTGGGATTTGGGGGCATATTTCAGACTAA
- a CDS encoding type II toxin-antitoxin system RelE/ParE family toxin, whose product MHVKFHNRFFDELNTIKEFIAKDSVNRANSFVDDVFNKCLDLKDTPTAHRLSQKVKKNNARDLIFKGYVIPYLIDDEVIYILGIYKANEWEA is encoded by the coding sequence ATGCACGTAAAATTTCATAATCGCTTTTTTGACGAGCTTAACACAATAAAAGAGTTTATCGCAAAGGATAGCGTAAATAGAGCCAACAGTTTTGTCGATGATGTTTTTAATAAGTGCTTAGATTTAAAAGATACACCCACAGCTCATAGACTTAGCCAAAAAGTAAAAAAGAATAATGCTAGAGATTTGATATTTAAAGGCTATGTGATACCTTACTTGATAGATGATGAGGTTATTTACATACTAGGCATTTACAAGGCTAACGAGTGGGAAGCGTGA
- a CDS encoding PepSY-associated TM helix domain-containing protein yields MFLKRGKIIFNIHLIIGLIAAIPLIFMTLSAPFASYREEIKSAINKNFINLAPSEKENLSLNELLAKAKSEIQFDTLESLQIGGANEAYRISITKDKKQLNFFIDPRSGEVISEDWGEKFRIIILSLHRNLGLALLDSKISANIGKQIVAISSIIMALLAISGLILYAPAIKRNFLNSLKIKTNAKGYACFYNLHTSLGTYVAILLVVMSLTGLYWSYGWVRSGVNSIFFDLKTAPMKKSLPQSNLLPISDEKFKEIETAEQIFKDNVTLELKSLTINVPENNQTTYTINYETSESQVGKLKLDASAGKIKENKLVSKSESIPEAKKAGRKVLSLHTGEMFGEIGQVVFAVSCVIAVLLIITGFLMTIKRTKAL; encoded by the coding sequence ATGTTTTTAAAACGAGGAAAAATCATTTTCAACATCCACCTAATAATTGGACTAATTGCGGCTATTCCGCTAATATTCATGACTCTTTCAGCACCATTTGCGTCTTATAGAGAAGAGATCAAAAGTGCGATAAATAAAAATTTTATAAACTTAGCTCCTAGCGAAAAAGAAAATTTAAGTTTAAATGAACTCCTAGCTAAAGCAAAAAGTGAGATTCAATTTGATACGCTTGAAAGCTTACAAATAGGTGGAGCAAATGAAGCTTATCGTATAAGCATTACAAAAGATAAAAAGCAATTAAATTTCTTTATAGATCCAAGAAGTGGCGAGGTGATCAGTGAGGATTGGGGTGAGAAATTTCGTATCATTATCTTAAGCCTTCATAGAAATTTAGGCCTTGCTTTACTTGATAGCAAGATCTCAGCCAATATCGGCAAACAAATAGTTGCCATTAGCTCTATCATCATGGCTCTGCTTGCTATCAGTGGTCTCATCCTCTACGCACCAGCGATCAAGCGAAATTTCTTAAATTCGCTAAAGATCAAAACAAACGCAAAGGGCTACGCCTGCTTTTACAACCTCCACACGAGCCTTGGCACCTACGTGGCGATCCTACTTGTCGTGATGTCGCTAACTGGCCTTTACTGGTCTTATGGCTGGGTCAGAAGCGGTGTAAATAGTATATTTTTTGATCTAAAAACAGCTCCAATGAAAAAAAGTCTACCACAATCAAATTTACTCCCAATAAGCGACGAGAAATTTAAAGAGATCGAGACTGCGGAGCAAATTTTTAAAGATAACGTCACACTAGAGCTAAAATCGCTCACGATAAACGTACCTGAAAATAACCAAACTACCTACACTATAAACTACGAAACTAGCGAGAGTCAAGTGGGTAAACTAAAGCTTGACGCGAGCGCTGGCAAGATCAAAGAGAATAAGCTAGTTAGTAAAAGTGAAAGCATCCCAGAGGCAAAAAAGGCTGGGCGAAAAGTACTTAGCCTGCACACTGGTGAGATGTTTGGCGAAATTGGTCAGGTAGTGTTTGCCGTATCATGTGTGATCGCGGTTTTACTAATCATAACTGGCTTTTTGATGACCATAAAAAGGACTAAGGCGCTCTAA
- a CDS encoding ribonucleotide-diphosphate reductase subunit beta gives MNRKRIYNPSSNENLTDRRVFNGNPHGILNFTKAKYEWALKLWDLMEANTWFPKEVDTTDDVRDYAYNLTEAEKRMYDLVWSQLISMDSFQTNNLADNINPYITAPEINAVLSRQAYEEANHSKSYAVMVEAICDNTDLIYEMEKHDDVLREKNDYISSVYEELAGEVTDEKLLLAMVANQILEGIYFYSGFTAIYALARAGKMLGSAQMIRFIQRDEITHLLLFQNMINSVRKERPDLFTPETEAKIYDMFEKAGNLEIKWGKYITQNQIMGFTDDIIEQYIHYLIDQRLVAIGLKRKYNVAHPIKWVDDFAKFNDQKSNFFEAKVTNYSKGSISFDDF, from the coding sequence ATGAACAGAAAACGCATCTACAACCCAAGTTCAAATGAAAATTTGACCGACAGAAGAGTCTTTAACGGCAACCCGCATGGCATTTTAAATTTCACTAAAGCAAAATACGAGTGGGCGTTAAAGCTTTGGGACCTCATGGAGGCAAACACATGGTTTCCAAAAGAGGTCGATACAACAGACGACGTGCGCGACTACGCCTACAACCTCACAGAGGCTGAAAAACGCATGTACGACCTCGTCTGGAGCCAGCTCATCTCGATGGATAGCTTTCAGACAAATAACCTAGCTGATAACATTAACCCTTACATCACCGCGCCAGAGATCAACGCCGTGCTAAGCCGCCAAGCCTATGAAGAGGCAAACCACAGCAAGTCTTACGCTGTCATGGTCGAGGCGATCTGCGACAACACCGACCTCATCTACGAGATGGAGAAGCACGACGACGTCTTACGCGAGAAAAACGACTACATCTCAAGTGTCTACGAGGAGCTTGCAGGCGAAGTGACTGATGAGAAGCTACTTCTTGCGATGGTGGCAAACCAAATTTTAGAGGGCATTTATTTTTACAGCGGCTTTACAGCGATCTACGCTCTAGCTCGCGCTGGTAAGATGCTAGGCTCAGCTCAAATGATCCGCTTCATCCAACGTGACGAGATCACGCACCTGCTTTTGTTTCAAAACATGATAAACTCAGTCCGCAAGGAAAGGCCTGACCTTTTTACACCTGAGACTGAGGCGAAAATTTATGATATGTTTGAAAAAGCTGGAAATTTAGAGATCAAATGGGGCAAATACATCACCCAAAACCAAATAATGGGCTTTACAGACGATATCATCGAGCAGTACATCCACTATCTCATCGACCAGCGCCTAGTTGCGATCGGTCTAAAACGCAAATACAACGTCGCTCATCCGATCAAATGGGTCGATGACTTTGCGAAGTTTAACGATCAAAAGTCAAATTTCTTTGAAGCAAAGGTGACAAACTACAGCAAGGGAAGTATCAGCTTTGATGACTTTTAA
- a CDS encoding carbon-nitrogen hydrolase family protein, whose translation MDEKLNLISLTLKAKNATDRLEELANLVEAAPENSLILASELCISGYDFDGFFAGANKAMLGGMIGSFDAMLLERLQEALSPDKFLGFTHLSSLNKSAGLAQISNLNPHQPKIYNEFLLLNSNNVFHSQFKAELFRPNLEHEIFAAGEVSDISAFTFKGLKLGVLICFELRDSRLWAKLRGCDIIMVPAMWGKAREEAYLSLCKALAIANNCYVMISSSLDLELAGVFLPDGTLEQSAVFDANLITQIKKNLGLL comes from the coding sequence ATGGACGAAAAATTAAACCTAATAAGCCTAACATTAAAGGCAAAAAATGCAACAGATCGCCTAGAAGAGCTTGCAAATTTAGTTGAGGCTGCGCCTGAAAATTCGCTCATTCTTGCAAGCGAGCTTTGCATAAGTGGATATGATTTCGACGGCTTTTTTGCAGGGGCGAATAAAGCGATGCTTGGTGGCATGATAGGCAGCTTTGATGCAATGCTGCTTGAGCGCTTACAAGAGGCGCTTAGCCCAGATAAATTTCTTGGTTTTACGCACCTTAGCAGCCTAAACAAAAGCGCAGGGCTCGCTCAAATTTCAAATCTAAATCCGCACCAACCAAAAATTTATAACGAATTTTTACTTCTTAACTCAAACAACGTCTTTCATTCGCAGTTTAAGGCTGAGCTTTTTAGGCCAAATTTAGAGCATGAAATCTTTGCAGCTGGCGAGGTGAGCGATATAAGTGCATTTACATTTAAAGGGCTAAAGCTTGGCGTGCTGATATGCTTTGAGCTACGTGATAGCAGGCTTTGGGCAAAGCTAAGAGGATGCGATATCATCATGGTGCCAGCCATGTGGGGCAAGGCCAGAGAGGAGGCCTACCTTAGCCTTTGCAAGGCGCTTGCGATCGCAAATAACTGCTACGTCATGATATCAAGCTCGCTTGATCTTGAGCTCGCTGGGGTCTTTTTGCCAGATGGCACGCTAGAGCAAAGCGCGGTTTTTGACGCAAATTTGATCACGCAGATAAAGAAAAATTTAGGTCTTTTATAA